One part of the Salvelinus sp. IW2-2015 linkage group LG28, ASM291031v2, whole genome shotgun sequence genome encodes these proteins:
- the LOC111954105 gene encoding multifunctional protein CAD isoform X1, producing MATLILEDGTTFKGRLFGANASVSGEVVFQTGMVGYPEALTDPSYRCQILTLTYPLQGNYGIPQDEEGDFGLSKWFESSKIHAAALIVGEVSQNPSHWSSAMSLDQWLKEQGIPGLEGVDTRSLTKKIREKGTMLGKLVVDGTLEANVPFDNPDQRNLVKEVSMKEPLVFNPSGTVRITAVDCGIKYNQIRCMCQRGACVTVVPWDHPLDSTDFDGLFISNGPGDPQFCKETINNLRKVVCVDNPKPVFGICLGHQLLSLVIGAKTYKMKYGNRGHNQPCIHKGTDRCFITSQNHGFAVDPLTLPQGWDVLFTNANDQTSEGIVHNTKHLFSVQFHPEHMAGPTDLVSLFDVFLDTVRDHKEGKSGKPVKQRLTEHLTYPGSPKPEEFVRPRKVLILGSGGLSIGQAGEFDYSGSQAIKALKQENIQTVLINPNIATVQTSKGLADKVYFLPLTPEYVTEVIKNERPDGVLLTFGGQTALNCGVELTKRGVLEKYAVRVLGTPVASIEMTEDRKIFVEKMEEINEHVAPSEAALSVEQAVAAAERLGYPVLVRSAFALGGLGSGFANNSEELTSLVTSAFAHTSQVLVDKSLKGWKEIEYEVVRDAYDNCITVCNMENIDPLGIHTGESIVVAPSQTLNDYEYNMLRDTAIKVIRHLGIVGECNIQYALNPESEQYYIIEVNARLSRSSALASKATGYPLAYVAAKLGLGIPLPVLKNSVTNQTTANFEPSLDYCVVKVPRWDLSKFLRVSTKIGSSMKSVGEVMAIGRSFEEAFQKALRMVDENCVGFDHTIKPVSDEELQTPTDKRIFVLAAALRAGYTVDRLYDLTKIDRWFLHKMKNIADHEKVLESYNQDESAMPLEVMRKAKQLGFSDKQIALAVQSTELAMRKLRRDWSILPVVKQIDTVAAEWPAQTNYLYLTYNGTESDLGFSEPHVMVIGSGVYRIGSSVEFDWCAVRCIMELRKMGYKTIMVNYNPETVSTDYDMCDRLYFDEISFEVVMDIYEMENPEGVILSMGGQLPNNIAMSLHRQQCRILGTSPEFIDSAENRFKFSRMLDTIGISQPLWKELTAIESAMKFCETVGYPCLVRPSYVLSGAAMNVAYTDSDLEKYLSSAVAVSKEYPVVISKFIQEAKEIDVDAVACDGVVMAIAVSEHVENAGVHSGDATLVTPAQDINQKTMERIKMIVHAIGLELQVTGPFNLQLIAKDDQLKVIECNVRVSRSFPFVSKTLGVDLVALATRVIMGEEVEPVGLMKGVGIVGVKVPQFSFSRLAGADVVLGVEMTSTGEVACFGENRYEAYLKAMLSTGFKIPKKNILLSIGSYKNKSELLPTVQAMESLGYDLYASLGTADFYTEHGVKVMAVDWPFEEEESDCPNKDKQRNILEYLEDHHFDMVINLSMRNSGGRRLSSFVTKGYRTRRMAIDYSVPLIIDIKCTKLFFQALCLVGGFPPVKTHVDCMTSQKLIRLPGLIDVHVHLREPGATHKEDFSSGTAAALAGGVTMVCAMPNTAPAIIDLSSLTMVQKLAKAGCRCDYALYVGAASDNAAVLPSIANSAAGLKMYLNDTYSTLKMDNVSVWMEHFEKWPKHLPIVAHAEKQTVAAILMVAQLYQRAVHICHVAKKEEILIIRVAKQKGIQVTCEVAPHHLFLCEENVADIGDGRAQVRPMLGTREDMEALWEHMDIIDCFATDHAPHSVEEKNSEKPPPGYPGLETMLPLLLTAVSDGRLTVDDIIKRLYDNPRKIFSLPAQDNTYVEVDLEQEWVIPKHMQFTKSKWTPFEGMKVKGKVRRVVLRGEVAYIDGQVLVPPGYGEDVKTWPAPIPTQPPELVKEVQQTPEHPRLTSPCEGIRTRAPSPRRSAGDGRYMLPPRIHRSSDPGVTPGFRTIHTKWRLDFVAEDSRERALRRAFEEDLKEEMAPAAGDGSSHPPPLARVLSPRAEAGLGVAAGQPQTLTHLQTSPLLHPLVGQHVLSVRQFSKEQISHLFNVAHTLRLMIQKERTLDILKGKVMASMFYEVSTRTSSSFAAAMQRLGGSVVHFCEATSSSQKGESLADSVQTMSCYADVLVLRHPMPGAVESAARHCRKPVINAGDGVGEHPTQALLDVFTIREELGTVNGMTITMVGDLKHGRTVHSLARLLTQYRITLRYVAPKNLHMPSEIIDFVASKGIKQEEFESIEEALPDTDVLYITRIQKERFSSEEEYKACFGQFILTPHIMTGAKRKMVVMHPLPRVNEISAEVDTDPRAAYFRQAENGMYIRMALLATVMGR from the exons atggcaaCCCTGATTTTAGAAGATGGGACCACCTTCAAGGGACGCCTTTTCGGGGCAAATGCGTCGGTGTCTGGTGAAGTTG TGTTCCAGACAGGCATGGTGGGCTACCCAGAGGCCCTGACTGACCCGTCCTACAGGTGTCAGATTCTCACCCTCACCTACCCTCTGCAGGGCAACTATGGCATACCCCAGGATGAGGAGGGGGACTTTGGACTCAGCAAG TGGTTTGAGTCTTCTAAGATCCACGCTGCAGCCCTCATCGTCGGGGAGGTCTCCCAGAACCCCAGCCACTGGAGCTCAGCCATGTCTCTGGACCAGTGGCTCAAAGAGCAGGGCATCCCCGGCCTAGAGG GAGTTGACACCCGCAGTCTGACCAAGAAGATCCGTGAGAAGGGAACCATGCTGGGGAAGCTTGTTGTGGACGGAACGCTGGAGGCCAACGTTCCATTTGACAACCCTGACCAGAGGAACCTGGTCAAGGAGGTGTCCATGAAG GAGCCCCTGGTGTTCAACCCCAGTGGTACTGTCAGGATCACAGCAGTAGACTGTGGCATTAAGTACAACCAAATCCGCTGCATGTGTCAGAGAGGGGCCTGTGTCACTGTGGTGCCCTGGGATCACCCACTGGACAGCACAG ATTTTGATGGGCTATTCATAAGCAATGGCCCTGGGGACCCCCAGTTCTGTAAGGAGACCATAAACAACTTGAGgaaggtggtgtgtgtggataACCCCAAGCCTGTGTTTGGTATCTGCCTGGGCCACCAGCTTCTCTCCCTTGTcattggagcaaaaacctacaaaaTGAA GTATGGAAATCGTGGCCATAACCAGCCCTGCATCCACAAGGGCACGGATCGCTGTTTCATCACGTCTCAGAACCATGGCTTTGCTGTGGACCCTCTCACCCTGCCTCAGGGCTGGGATGTGCTCTTCACCAACGCCAATGACCAGACCAGTGAGGGCATTGTGCACAACACCAAACACCTATTCAG TGTCCAGTTCCACCCAGAGCACATGGCAGGCCCCActgacctggtcagtctatttgaCGTGTTTCTGGACACTGTTAGAGACCACAAGGAGGGCAAGAGTGGCAAACCAG tGAAGCAGAGACTGACGGAGCACCTGACCTACCCTGGGTCTCCCAAGCCGGAAGAGTTTGTTCGGCCACGCAAGGTCCTGATCCTGGGCTCTGGGGGCCTCTCCATCGGACAGGCTGGGGAGTTTGATTACTCTGGCTCTCAG GCCATAAAAGCATTGAAGCAGGAGAACATTCAGACTGTGCTCATCAACCCCAACATTGCCACGGTTCAGACCTCCAAGGGACTGGCTGACAAGGTTTACTTCCTACCTCTCACCCCGGAGTACGTCACTGAG GTGATAAAGAATGAGCGTCCAGACGGGGTCCTCCTGACCTTCGGGGGGCAGACTGCTCTGAATTGCGGGGTGGAGCTGACCAAAAGGGGTGTCCTGGAGAAGTATGCGGTGCGTGTGCTGGGGACGCCAGTGGCCTCCATCGAGATGACTGAGGACAGGAAGATCTTTGTGGAAAAGATGGAGGAGATCAATGAACACGTGGCGCCCAGCGAGGCTGCTCTGTCTGTGGAGCAG GCGGTGGCGGCTGCAGAGCGTCTAGGCTACCCTGTCCTGGTGCGCTCTGCCTTTGCCCTGGGCGGACTGGGCTCTGGCTTCGCCAATAACAGTGAGGAGTTGACCTCTCTGGTGACCTCTGCCTTCGCCCACACCTCCCAGGTCCTAGTGGACAAGTCCCTGAAGGGCTGGAAGGAGATCGAGTATGAAGTGGTCAGAGACGCCTACGACAACTGTATCACC GTATGTAACATGGAGAACATTGATCCTCTGGGTATCCACACTGGGGAGTCAATCGTGGTGGCGCCCAGTCAGACGCTCAACGACTATGAGTACAACATGTTGAGGGACACCGCCATCAAGGTCATCAGACACCTGGGCATCGTGGGAGAGTGTAACATCCAGTATGCCCTCAACCCGGAGTCTGAACAG TACTACATCATTGAGGTGAATGCCCGTCTGTCTCGGAGCTCAGCTCTGGCCAGTAAAGCTACAGGATATCCCCTGGCCTACGTGGCTGCCAAGCTGGGATTGGGCATCCCTCTACCTGTCCTCAA GAACTCGGTGACCAACCAGACCACGGCTAACTTTGAGCCCAGTCTGGACTACTGTGTGGTGAAGGTCCCTCGCTGGGATCTCAGCAAGTTCCTCCGTGTCAGCACCAAGATAGGTAGCTCCATGAAGAGCGTGG GAGAGGTGATGGCCATCGGCCGCAGCTTTGAGGAAGCCTTCCAGAAGGCTCTACGGATGGTGGATGAGAACTGTGTGGGCTTTGACCACACCATCAAACCAGTGTCTGACGAG GAGCTGCAGACTCCGACAGACAAGCGTATATTTGTGCTGGCGGCTGCTCTGAGGGCGGGCTACACAGTGGACCGCCTGTACGACCTGACCAAGATCGACCGCTGGTTCCTCCACAAGATGAAGAACATTGCGGACCATGAGAAGGTGCTGGAGTCGTACAACCAGGACGAGAGCGCCATGCCTCTGGAGGTGATGAGGAAAGCCAAGCAGCTGGGCTTCTCAGACAAACAGATCGCCTTGGCTGTGCAGAG CACGGAGCTGGCAATGAGGAAGCTGCGACGTGATTGGAGCATCTTGCCGGTGGTGAAGCAGATCGACACTGTTGCAGCAGAGTGGCCAGCCCAGACCAACTACCTGTACCTGACCTATAACGGTACAGAGAGCGACCTGGGCTTCAGCGAGCCCCATGTAATGGTAATCGGCTCCGGCGTTTACCGCATTGGCAGCAGTGTGGAGTTTGACTGGTGTGCTGTGCGCTGCATCATGGAGCTCAGGAAG atgggCTATAAAACCATCATGGTGAACTATAACCCAGAGACTGTCAGCACAGACTATGACATGTGCGACCGCCTCTACTTCGATGAGATCTCCTTTGAG gTTGTTATGGACATTTATGAGATGGAGAACCCAGAGGGAGTGATCCTGTCCATGGGGGGCCAGCTGCCCAACAACATCGCCATGTCCCTCCACAGGCAGCAGTGTCGCATCCTGGGCACCTCCCCGGAGTTCATCGACTCTGCTGAGAACAGGTTCAAGTTTTCCCGCATGCTGGACACCATCGGCATCAGCCAGCCCCTGTGGAAGGAACTCACAGCGATTGAG TCGGCCATGAAGTTCTGTGAGACCGTGGGCTACCCGTGTCTGGTGCGTCCCTCCTACGTTCTGAGCGGAGCAGCCATGAACGTGGCGTACACAGACAGCGACCTGGAGAAGTACCTGAGCAGCGCTGTGGCCGTGTCCAAGGAATACCCTGTGGTCATCTCCAAGTTCATCCAGGAGGCCAAG GAGATAGACGTGGACGCGGTGGCATGTGACGGTGTGGTGATGGCCATTGCCGTGTCAGAGCATGTGGAGAACGCTGGGGTGCACTCTGGGGACGCCACCCTGGTCACGCCCGCCCAGGATATCAACCAGAAGACCATGGAGCGCATCAAGATGATTGTTCACGCCATCGGTCTGGAGCTGCAGGTCACCGGGCCCTTCAACCTGCAACTCATCGCTAAG GATGACCAGCTGAAGGTGATCGAGTGCAACGTCCGAGTCTCCCGCTCCTTCCCGTTCGTCTCGAAGACACTGGGAGTGGATTTGGTCGCCCTGGCAACACGTGTCATCATGGGAGAAGAGGTGGAGCCTGTGGGCCTGATGAAAGGAGTGGGCATCGTGGGTGTCAAG gtcccCCAGTTCTCGTTTTCTCGTCTGGCCGGGGCTGATGTGGTTCTGGGGGTAGAGATGACCAGCACTGGGGAGGTGGCCTGCTTTGGAGAGAACAGATACGAGGCCTATCTGAAGGCCATGCTGAGCACAGGCTTCAAGATCCCCAAGAAGAACATTTTGCTCTCCATCGGCAGTTATAAG AACAAGAGTGAGCTACTGCCTACTGTACAGGCTATGGAGAGTCTAGGCTATGATTTGTATGCCAGTCTGGGGACCGCTGACTTCTACACTGAGCATGGAGTCAAG GTGATGGCAGTGGACTGGCCGtttgaggaagaggagagcgacTGCCCCAACAAGGACAAGCAGAGGAACATATTGGAATACTTGGAGGACCACCACTTTGACATGGTCATCAACCTCTCcatgaggaactctggaggtcgaCGCCTCTCCTCCTTTGTAACCAAAGGTTACCGCACCCGCCGCATGGCCATCGACTACTCAGTCCCCCTCATCATTGACATCAAGTGCACCAAGCTATTTTTCCAG GCGCTGTGTCTGGTTGGAGGCTTTCCGCCCGTCAAGACTCACGTGGACTGTATGACGTCACAGAAGTTGATTCGCTTGCCTG GTCTGATAGATGTGCACGTCCACCTGCGGGAGCCGGGTGCCACTCACAAGGAGGACTTCTCCTCGGGCACAGCGGCTGCCTTAGCAGGGGGAGTCACCATGGTGTGTGCCATGCCCAACACGGCACCCGCCATCATTGACCTCAGCTCTCTCACCATGGTCCAGAAG CTTGCCAAGGCAGGGTGTCGCTGTGACTATGCCCTCTATGTCGGGGCGGCTTCAGACAATGCTGCCGTCTTACCCTCCATCGCCAACTCCGCCGCTGGGCTGAAGATGTATCTGAACGACACCTACTCCACTCTGAAGATGGACAATGTCTCAGTTTGGATGGAG CACTTTGAGAAATGGCCCAAGCACCTACCAATCGTGGCTCACGCAGAGAAGCAGACGGTGGCAGCCATCTTGATGGTGGCCCAGCTCTACCAGAGAGCTGTTCATATCTGCCACGTGGCCAAGAAGGAGGAG ATTCTGATCATCCGTGTGGCCAAGCAGAAAGGCATCCAGGTGACGTGTGAGGTGGCGCCCCATCACCTCTTCCTGTGTGAGGAGAACGTGGCGGACATCGGGGACGGCCGGGCGCAGGTACGCCCCATGCTGGGAACCCGGGAGGACATGGAGGCCCTCTGGGAACACATGGATATCATTGACTGCTTCGCAACCGACCACG CCCCCCATTCAGTGGAGGAGAAGAACTCTGAGAAGCCCCCCCCAGGCTACCCTGGCCTGGAGACCATGCTGCCCCTCCTCCTCACCGCCGTCAGCGACGGGCGCCTCACCGTCGACGATATCATCAAGCGCTTGTACGACAACCCCCGCAAGATCTTCTCCCTGCCCGCACAGGACAACACTTATGTAGAG GTGGACCTGGAGCAGGAGTGGGTCATACCCAAACACATGCAGTTCACCAAGTCCAAGTGGACGCCTTTCGAAGGCATGAAGGTGAAGGGCAAGGTCCGCAGAGTGGTTCTCAGAGGAGAGGTGGCCTACATCGACGGACAGGTGCTGGTCCCTCCTGGTTATGGAGAGGATGTGAAGACTTGGCCTGCACCCATCCCCACCCAGCCCCCTGAGCTGGTGAAAGAAGTCCAACAG aCCCCAGAGCACCCCCGGCTGACCTCGCCGTGCGAGGGCATCCGCACCCGCGCCCCGAGCCCTCGCCGCTCCGCTGGAGATGGACGCTACATGCTCCCACCCCGTATCCACAGGTCATCTGACCCAGGCGTTACACCAG GTTTTAGGACAATACACACAAAATGGCGCTTGGATTTCGTTG CTGAAGATTCAAGGGAAAGAGCATTACGAAGAGCATTTGAAGAAGATTTAAAAGAAG AGATGGCCCCTGCAGCTGGGGATGGCTCCAGCCATCCCCCTCCCCTGGCCAGGGTCCTGTCCCCCCGGGCTGAGGCAGGGTTGGGGGTAGCAGCAGGGCAGCCCCAGACCCTGACCCACCTTCAGACCTCCCCCCTACTGCACCCCCTAGTGGGACAACACGTCCTCTCTGTCAGGCAGTTCAGCAAAGAACAG atttctcacttgtTTAACGTGGCCCATACTCTTCGCCTGATGATTCAGAAAGAGAGAACCCTAGACATCCTGAAG GGTAAGGTGATGGCGTCCATGTTCTACGAGGTCAGCACGCGCACCAGCAGCTCGTTTGCGGCAGCCATGCAGCGTCTGGGCGGCTCTGTGGTCCATTTCTGTGAGGCCACCTCCTCGTCGCAGAAGGGTGAATCTCTGGCCGACTCGGTCCAGACCATGAGCTGCTATGCTGACGTCCTGGTGCTCCGACACCCCATGCCAGGGGCTGTAGAG TCTGCAGCGAGGCATTGTCGGAAGCCAGTGATCAACGCTGGGGACGGGGTCGGGGAGCACCCCACTCAGGCCCTGCTGGATGTGTTTACCATCAGAGAGGAGCTGGGCACGGTCAACGGCATGACG atcACCATGGTAGGAGACCTGAAGCACGGACGCACTGTGCATTCCCTGGCCAGGCTGCTCACCCAGTACAGGATCACTCTGCGCTACGTCGCCCCAAAGAACCTGCACATGCCCTCCGAGATCATCGACTTTGTGGCCTCCAAAGGCATCAAGCAG GAAGAGTTTGAGAGCATCGAGGAGGCACTGCCTGACACTGACGTGCTCTACATTACCAGGATCCAGAAGGAGAGGTTTTCCTCAGAGGAAGAGTACAAAGCG TGCTTCGGTCAGTTCATCCTTACCCCACACATCATGACTGGAGCCAAGAGGAAGATGGTGGTGATGCATCCTCTACCGAGAGTCAATGAGATCAG TGCGGAAGTGGACACAGATCCTCGTGCTGCCTACTTCCGGCAGGCTGAGAACGGCATGTACATCCGCATGGCCCTCCTGGCCACAGTGATGGGTAGATga